From a region of the Athene noctua chromosome 14, bAthNoc1.hap1.1, whole genome shotgun sequence genome:
- the POLR2L gene encoding DNA-directed RNA polymerases I, II, and III subunit RPABC5, whose translation MIIPVRCFTCGKIVGNKWEAYLGLLQAEYTEGDALDALGLKRYCCRRMLLAHVDLIEKLLNYAPLEK comes from the exons ATGATCATCCCGGTCAGATGCTTCACATGCGGCAAAATAGTTGGAAACAAGTGGGAAGCCTACCTTGGCCTTCTGCAAGCAGAATATACGGAAGG AGATGCCCTGGATGCCCTTGGTTTGAAGAGATACTGCTGCCGCAGAATGCTCCTAGCCCACGTGGATCTGATTGAGAAGCTTTTGAATTATGCACCCCTGgagaaatga